One Vitis vinifera cultivar Pinot Noir 40024 chromosome 8, ASM3070453v1 genomic window carries:
- the LOC100249668 gene encoding multiple C2 domain and transmembrane region protein 16, with protein MATIRKLIVEVVDGRNLLPKDGQGTSSPYAIVDFCGQRKRTKTVVRDLNPTWNEVLEFNVASGALELFGDTIEVDVLHDRNYGPTRRNNCLGRIRLSSRQFVKKGEEALIYFPLEKKSFFSWTQGDIGFKIYYVDEEVPSQPPVLEEVKPPEAVPPPAADSGTTDAPAAPPPKTEAVPPAEPEPAASDPPKSSEEQPPAPPPVEAAPPAEEPAPPSENPTPEAEKQPESEPPPPPQEGTQDKMEACPPDVEQSNAETEAPVPKWVPSPQVMASIENRSAPQVKFAPFEPVHRPLSSGNFKADLRGTVSIERTSFDLVEKMHYIFVRVVKARSLPTKGNPVVTIAVSGSHVSSKPALKSTSFFEWDQTFAFGRETPESTSLLEVSVWDPRPSNPSDVAGDGFLGGICFDVAEIPLRDPPDSPLAPQWYRIEGGAADNGVLMLATWIGTQADESFPEAWITDAAGSVHSKSKVYQSPKLWYLRITVMEAQDVLPLTSLKDLSLQLTVKLGFQIQKTKVSVTRNGTPLWNQDLMFVAAEPFTHEHLIFTLESQQTKGKVATLGVARVPLTAIERRVDDRTPVSHWFSFQNPNKEEERSSYKGRVHLRLCFDGGYHVMDEAAHVCSDFRPTARQLWKPPIGTVELGIIACKNLLPMKTIDGRGSTDAYAVAKYGPKWVRTRTVSESLDPKWNEQYTWKVYDPCTVLSVGVFDSSAAFQIEGSKEATHPDFRMGKVRIRISTLQTGRVYKNRYPLLLLSPAGKKQMGEIELAVRFVRAVHTLDILHVYSQPLLPLMHHIKPLGVVQQEILRNTAAKIVAEHLSRSEPPLRREIVLYMLDADTQAFSMRKVRANWIRIINVVAGVIDIVRWVDDTRSWKNPTATILVHALLVLLVWFPDLIFPTLSFYVFAIGAWNYRFKSREPLPHFCPKISMVEAVDREELDEEFDTVPSSRSPERVLARYDKLRTLGARVQTVLGDAATQGERVQALVMWRDPRATGIFVGLCLVVAVVLYLVPSKMVAMAGGFYYMRHPMFRDRAPSPAFNFFRRLPSLSDRMM; from the coding sequence ATGGCTACCATTCGGAAGCTGATAGTTGAGGTAGTGGATGGTCGGAATCTTTTGCCGAAAGATGGGCAGGGGACGTCCAGTCCGTATGCGATTGTGGACTTCTGTGGGCAGCGAAAGCGGACCAAGACGGTGGTGCGGGACTTGAACCCCACCTGGAATGAGGTCTTGGAGTTTAATGTGGCCTCGGGGGCTTTGGAGTTGTTCGGGGACACGATTGAGGTTGATGTTTTGCATGATCGAAACTATGGCCCTACACGTAGAAACAACTGTTTGGGTAGGATTAGATTGAGTTCTAGGCAGTTTGTTAAGAAAGGTGAGGAGGCTTTGATCTACTTCCCTTTGGAGAAGAAGAGCTTCTTTAGTTGGACTCAGGGCGATATCggtttcaaaatttattatgtGGATGAGGAAGTGCCTTCGCAGCCACCGGTACTGGAGGAAGTTAAGCCACCTGAGGCAGTGCCGCCGCCTGCTGCTGATTCCGGAACCACTGACGCTCCCGCAGCTCCTCCTCCCAAGACTGAAGCAGTGCCGCCAGCTGAACCTGAACCTGCAGCATCTGATCCGCCAAAATCTAGTGAAGAACAACCGCCGGCTCCACCACCTGTGGAAGCTGCACCTCCAGCCGAAGAACCTGCACCACCTTCAGAAAATCCCACCCCTGAAGCAGAAAAACAGCCGGAATCTGAGCCACCGCCGCCACCACAGGAAGGAACACAGGATAAGATGGAGGCATGCCCACCAGACGTAGAGCAATCAAATGCAGAAACCGAAGCTCCAGTTCCCAAATGGGTACCGTCGCCGCAGGTCATGGCATCTATAGAAAACAGATCGGCTCCGCAAGTGAAATTCGCCCCATTCGAGCCAGTTCACCGGCCACTGTCTTCCGGCAACTTCAAGGCCGATCTGCGGGGGACAGTTTCAATCGAACGGACCTCGTTCGATCTCGTTGAGAAAATGCACTACATATTCGTCAGAGTCGTGAAAGCTCGATCTCTACCCACTAAAGGAAATCCGGTGGTGACGATAGCAGTTTCCGGAAGCCACGTCAGCTCCAAACCAGCCCTGAAAAGTACAAGCTTCTTTGAGTGGGACCAGACATTCGCTTTCGGCCGTGAGACACCAGAATCTACTTCCCTTCTTGAAGTCTCAGTGTGGGACCCTCGACCCTCAAATCCATCCGACGTGGCAGGAGATGGTTTCTTAGGCGGCATCTGCTTTGACGTGGCGGAGATTCCACTGCGGGATCCACCTGACAGCCCACTAGCCCCACAGTGGTACAGAATCGAAGGTGGTGCAGCCGACAACGGCGTTCTGATGCTCGCCACGTGGATCGGCACTCAAGCTGATGAATCGTTTCCTGAAGCATGGATTACTGACGCAGCGGGTAGCGTTCACTCGAAATCTAAAGTATACCAATCTCCCAAATTGTGGTACCTTAGAATCACAGTTATGGAAGCTCAAGACGTTTTGCCGTTAACGTCGTTAAAAGATTTGTCACTTCAACTAACAGTGAAGTTGGGGtttcaaatacaaaaaacaaaagtctCCGTCACTCGAAACGGAACTCCGTTATGGAACCAGGACCTCATGTTCGTCGCCGCCGAACCCTTCACTCACGAGCACCTCATCTTCACCCTCGAAAGCCAGCAAACGAAAGGAAAGGTAGCCACCCTGGGCGTCGCGAGAGTGCCGTTGACGGCGATCGAGCGGCGTGTGGACGATCGAACACCTGTGTCGCACTGGTTCAGCTTTCAAAACCCTAACAAGGAGGAGGAAAGGAGCAGTTACAAGGGTAGAGTCCACCTACGTTTATGCTTCGACGGTGGATATCACGTGATGGACGAGGCCGCGCATGTCTGCAGCGACTTCCGGCCGACGGCGAGACAGCTCTGGAAACCACCTATCGGCACGGTGGAGCTGGGAATCATCGCATGTAAAAACCTTCTCCCAATGAAAACAATCGACGGCAGAGGATCAACGGACGCGTACGCAGTAGCCAAATACGGTCCGAAGTGGGTCCGTACACGTACAGTATCTGAAAGCCTGGATCCTAAGTGGAACGAGCAGTACACGTGGAAGGTGTACGACCCCTGCACTGTCCTCAGCGTTGGGGTGTTCGACAGCTCCGCTGCATTCCAGATAGAAGGCTCCAAGGAAGCCACGCATCCAGATTTCCGAATGGGGAAAGTACGGATACGTATCTCTACTCTTCAGACGGGTCGAGTGTACAAGAACCGGTATCCGTTGCTGCTCTTGTCTCCCGCAGGAAAGAAGCAAATGGGGGAGATAGAGCTGGCCGTGAGATTCGTACGTGCCGTTCACACGCTCGACATCCTCCACGTCTACAGCCAACCTCTCTTGCCCTTAATGCACCACATCAAACCTCTAGGAGTGGTCCAACAGGAAATTCTGCGGAACACTGCTGCCAAAATCGTGGCCGAACACTTGTCGAGGTCGGAGCCACCGCTGAGGCGGGAGATCGTGCTCTACATGTTGGACGCCGACACTCAGGCCTTCAGCATGCGAAAGGTGCGGGCAAACTGGATCAGGATCATCAATGTGGTGGCCGGAGTGATCGACATAGTCCGATGGGTCGACGACACTAGGTCGTGGAAGAATCCGACGGCCACAATCCTGGTGCACGCCTTGCTGGTGCTGCTGGTGTGGTTCCCGGATCTCATCTTCCCCACGCTATCCTTCTACGTCTTCGCCATCGGCGCGTGGAACTACAGATTCAAATCGCGAGAGCCACTCCCCCACTTCTGCCCCAAGATATCAATGGTAGAGGCGGTTGATCGGGAGGAGTTGGATGAGGAATTCGATACGGTACCAAGCAGCCGATCACCGGAGAGGGTGCTTGCGAGATACGATAAGCTGAGGACACTGGGGGCGCGAGTGCAGACGGTGTTGGGGGATGCAGCGACGCAAGGGGAGAGAGTGCAGGCGTTGGTGATGTGGAGGGACCCACGGGCGACAGGGATATTCGTAGGGTTGTGTTTGGTGGTGGCGGTGGTGCTGTATTTGGTGCCGTCGAAGATGGTGGCGATGGCGGGTGGGTTTTATTACATGAGGCATCCCATGTTCAGGGACAGGGCGCCGTCACCTGCTTTCAATTTCTTCAGGAGGCTGCCTTCACTTTCTGATAGGATGATGTAA